A region of Homo sapiens chromosome 17, GRCh38.p14 Primary Assembly DNA encodes the following proteins:
- the CCDC92B gene encoding coiled-coil domain-containing 92B isoform 1 (isoform 1 is encoded by transcript variant 1) codes for MDTVSLEHQIQSVQRHISFLKKEQMALLRDLHLEILRLQKRCSELTHDLEMREAQSHQQEAASRELESKCRALESQLEARAAANAELRREVAQREALVSALRCSLRTEERRFLEELRRRSHRATVLGTELQKHTEAAAYLSCQLHAARQRLQAPRPGPGATAEPRPRRRALRARRPPAAHEAAAKGPGRDWAAWDRGAGALDDADPMPDPALFLYARRPLRPSARSPRQPPPQEPPDRAGPQPAPSQPSAPGDPE; via the exons ATGGATACCGTGTCCCTGGAGCATCAGATCCAGAGCGTGCAACGCCACATCAGCTTCCTGAAAAAGGAGCAGATGGCCCTGCTGCGAGACCTGCACCTGGAGATCCTGAGGCTGCAGAAACGCTGCTCAG AACTGACCCATGACCTGGAAATGAGAGAGGCCCAATCTCACCAGCAAG AGGCGGCGTCCCGGGAGCTGGAGAGCAAGTGCCGCGCGCTGGAGTCGCAGCTGGAGGCGCGTGCTGCGGCCAACGCGGAGCTGCGGCGGGAGGTGGCGCAGCGCGAGGCGCTGGTGTCCGCGCTGCGCTGCAGCCTGCGCACCGAGGAGCGCCGCTTCCTGGAGGAGCTGCGCCGCCGCAGCCACCGCGCCACCGTGCTGGGCACCGAGCTGCAGAAGCACACCGAGGCGGCCGCCTACCTCTCCTGCCAGCTGCACGCGGCGCGCCAGAGACTGCAGGCCCCGCGCCCGGGCCCCGGCGCCACCGCCGAGCCCAGGCCACGCCGCCGCGCACTGCGAGCCCGCCGCCCGCCTGCTGCCCACGAGGCCGCCGCCAAGGGCCCCGGCCGGGACTGGGCCGCCTGGGACCGCGGGGCCGGCGCCCTCGACGACGCCGACCCCATGCCCGACCCCGCGCTCTTCCTCTATGCACGCAGGCCGCTGCGGCCCAGCGCCCGCAGCCCGCGCCAGCCGCCTCCCCAGGAGCCCCCGGACCGAGCCGGCCCGCAGCCCGCGCCCAGCCAGCCCAGCGCGCCCGGGGACCCGGAGTAG
- the CCDC92B gene encoding coiled-coil domain-containing 92B isoform 2 (isoform 2 is encoded by transcript variant 2), with translation MDTVSLEHQIQSVQRHISFLKKEQMALLRDLHLEILRLQKRCSELTHDLEMREAQSHQQGSLFATFGCLRPYTHLCQVLGYGPAEMELPGGRGPQLTLHVRTTGEDLSNTSSQVQLQGCWCNWSFIAPRKQHWLKLSGWF, from the exons ATGGATACCGTGTCCCTGGAGCATCAGATCCAGAGCGTGCAACGCCACATCAGCTTCCTGAAAAAGGAGCAGATGGCCCTGCTGCGAGACCTGCACCTGGAGATCCTGAGGCTGCAGAAACGCTGCTCAG AACTGACCCATGACCTGGAAATGAGAGAGGCCCAATCTCACCAGCAAG GGTCACTCTTTGCCACTTTCGGCTGCCTACGTCCCTACACTCACCTGTGCCAAGTCCTAGGATATGGTCCTGCCGAGATGGAGCTTCCAGGAGGCAGGGGTCCTCAACTCACGCTGCACGTGAGAACCACCGGGGAAGATTTAAGCAACACCAGTTCCCAGGTCCAGCTCCAGGGATGCTGGTGCAATTGGTCTTTCATAGCGCCCAGGAAACAGCACTGGTTAAAGCTCTCTGGGTGGTTCTAA